The proteins below are encoded in one region of Acidobacteriota bacterium:
- a CDS encoding ornithine cyclodeaminase family protein (catalyzes the formation of L-proline from L-ornithine) — protein sequence MFTCTDAELEALLDPLQVIGAMRAAFAGGLEKVSMPQRLHLETDTGTLLIMPCAIAGDEVCGVKMVSVSREARPEGRVKASYLMFETSTSRTIAVFEANHLTDLRTAATTALATEILARSDAVTLGIFGTGRQAKAHLAVLPRVRSFRRILISGTSATKTEAFVQQMRQQCECEIKAADAETCARSSDVICTCTSSVEPLFSGERIQPGTHLNLIGTFQPCAREVDSALIRRARVFVDTYEAAFAEAGEILVPLHAGEIGREHVLGDLHEIVSAVKAGRRSRDEITAFKSVGCALEDLVTAKLALRTIRSRASETAGRRSVTS from the coding sequence ATGTTCACCTGCACTGATGCCGAACTGGAAGCCCTGCTCGATCCCCTCCAGGTGATCGGCGCCATGCGCGCAGCATTTGCGGGTGGTCTTGAGAAGGTCAGCATGCCGCAACGGTTACATCTTGAAACCGATACGGGCACATTGCTGATCATGCCGTGTGCGATTGCCGGAGACGAGGTCTGCGGAGTGAAGATGGTGAGCGTCAGCCGCGAGGCTCGGCCCGAAGGGCGTGTGAAGGCCTCCTACCTGATGTTTGAAACAAGCACGAGCAGGACGATCGCTGTTTTTGAAGCGAACCATCTCACTGATCTCAGGACTGCAGCGACCACGGCCCTTGCTACTGAGATACTTGCGCGCTCTGATGCGGTTACACTCGGTATTTTCGGAACCGGACGCCAGGCCAAGGCGCATCTGGCAGTGCTGCCGCGAGTCAGAAGTTTCCGGCGGATCCTCATCTCGGGCACAAGTGCGACAAAGACAGAAGCATTCGTGCAGCAAATGCGGCAGCAATGCGAATGTGAGATCAAGGCGGCAGACGCGGAGACATGTGCACGCAGCTCGGATGTGATCTGTACGTGCACGAGTTCCGTCGAGCCTTTATTTTCTGGGGAACGAATTCAACCCGGTACACACCTCAATCTGATCGGCACCTTTCAGCCCTGCGCGCGAGAAGTCGACTCCGCTCTGATTCGCCGCGCCCGGGTTTTCGTCGACACGTATGAGGCTGCTTTCGCCGAAGCCGGGGAGATCCTCGTGCCGCTGCATGCAGGCGAGATTGGGCGCGAGCACGTCTTGGGCGATCTGCACGAAATCGTATCGGCCGTGAAAGCCGGCCGTAGAAGCCGCGACGAGATTACCGCGTTCAAGAGTGTCGGTTGCGCTCTGGAGGATTTAGTGACCGCCAAGCTCGCACTGCGAACGATCCGGAGCCGAGCTTCCGAAACTGCAGGCCGGCGATCCGTCACATCATGA